A stretch of DNA from Caretta caretta isolate rCarCar2 chromosome 24, rCarCar1.hap1, whole genome shotgun sequence:
ATGGGTTGCAACGGCAGTCACCGACTTCAGATCCTCCTCGTTCTTGATGTCTAGCTTCCGAAGCATTCCTGAAGTAAGAGATTAGCAGAAGAACATAGTGAGTTACTTTTGTAGTCTCAGTGTAAGCAACTGCAAATACTATACAATAGGTAGCATAAACACCAGCAAAAATATCTGCCTTAAAGGCTAGACAACTATTGTATATCCTTCCTCCCAAGAGGAAGAGAGGAAGATGGGGAAACCATTATCTCCATGCATGCAGGCATTAAGTCTGGAAGCTTTAGTACACAATTATATTAGCATGAGCTATTTTAGTTAGTTAAATTCTTTTTGAGACAGGGACCTAAAATGAAAGCGCTGTGACACTGCACACTTAAGCTTTGGGAAAAACCTCTGTATTAGCCAAATCACAGTACCCTCCTCCTCACTGGATTTAGAATGACAGATCAAACAAAACCAGTTTCTTTTCAGCCTGTCTTTTGGCCTCTCCTTGAACAGGCTAGGTGAGTTAGAACAATTATGAAACTGTCACTCCTTTATTATGTTTATTAAAAGGAAGTCCAACCATTCTGACCCCAGGGCTCCCTTGATGAATTAGCATAAATTAGACATTTGAAGCTACTTTCTTGTTATAGTTAAGATTTACAGGATTCTTCTCCAATATTAGTTCCCTATTCAGCACCAGGAGTTAAAAGATTAGTTATCCAAAAATACTGGTTTATCCCAGCATTACTCAAACTCATGAAAGAGGTACCATAATTTATTCAGGTGGCTTAATGCCAACTGTAAAGGCTAATGAATTCTATTCCCAGGGAACTAAACCCATTTAAAGTCCTTATCTTCTTTGATCTTAGTAAAAATATAACCCTGTGGAAAGTCTACAGTATCTCAAATACTTTAGACTCTTCTAAAATTTAATGAGTTATTTGAGCTCTctcttcaaaaaagaaaaaaaaagttataatatTGCTCAAAAGTAGGAGTTTTGGGACTTCATATTATGGTAAGTACTGTAACATGTGACTTACACAAATTTCATGAAAAAAGTTTTCAAAGTCTGGCATTTCAATAGAACCTGACGAACTCAGAGCTTAAGGTAAAACTGAAATTCTGTTTTGCTATTACTCAGACACTAGAATAGAATTGAAGAAAAATGTGACCTTCAGAAGTTCCCAGAAATTTCAGACTGGAGTATTACTAATCAAGAAGATACAGGACACCCAGCCATGGACATGGACTTTAGCGTTCAAATTTCTGTAGCTATTTTAAGACTACTGTGCAGCATTACACACTCAGGGTGAAGCTGGTGTAAAATGCTAGAATAGTGTAATGAGAGAGAGAAGTCAGAATAAATACTTGCTAGCACTTCTGTTCTACTGCAGCCTAGAAAACAAAGGCGACTAATCCATAACTGGCTAACCTTTGGACAAGATTTACAATATATTTGCATGTTTGCCCACTTTCTGCACCCTACTATGGTTAATATGTGACAATCTAGTTTTGCAGAAGTTAAAGGGTTTTCCCCACCCTCTAGATAAACAAGGTTTAGTTTCGTTTTTGAAGAAACGAAGGTTATTCTTTCCCAACGGCTTCTGAAAGAATGCCCCGTAACTGGTGCCAAGAGCCCCGCAGCCCAGCCTGCTGCATGCAGCTgacccctctcccagccctgcttcCCGGGGCGGAGTCTCCAGTCCCTAGATCAGTAGTTggcaactttttttcatttgcggaacccccccccccggatatCTTGCAGGGCGCCCAGCTGCGGAGcagaggttgaaaaccactagcCTATGGCAAGGCCAGCCTGGCGCGGACCCTTTAGCCACAGGGGTCCACGGAGCACAGGCTGAAAAACCACCGCCCGCGATCGCCCCaaaacacccccccgcccccgaggtGACTCAACAACCGCTGCCTGATACAGGCCACCAGCAAGGTCCCCACCTCCGCTCGGCAGAGGGGGGCCCACAGCGCGGGaacgccccgccccgccccggcagCTCCCCTCAACTGGGATCCAGCCAACAGCGGCAGGCCCCAGCCTGAACCCGGCTCCCCCAGGCCCCCGCCTCTCCAGTGCCGGGGCCAACTAGGAGCAACCCGGGTCCGCCCCCGCCGCCATCTTGGAGGCCGCCGCCCCCTCGccccgcccctcttcccccccgggcggcccggccccgcccctcacCTTGGAAGGCGATCTGGTGCTTCTCCATGACGCCGTCGCCGACCCTCCGCAGCGTCCCCAGCGCCTTTTCCATGGCGGCGGGGCCCGCGCCCCGCGGCCCGCTCGGCAGCCGCTTGTGGAGCTTCTTGCCGCCGGGCCCGCCGAGCTCCGCGGCCTCCCGCAGGTAGCGGCTGATGAGCTCCAGCGAGTCCCGGTACAGCCCGTCCAGGTCGTCGTCGTCCTCCGCGGGCGGGGTGCCGGGCAAGGAGCCGGCGGCGGACGGCGACGGCGGCGGGCCCATCCTCTCGGCGTCGGGGTCGCAGCCGTCCAGTTCCTCTTCCGGCCGCCACAGCGAGGCCGGCCGGGGCCCCACGGCCACCAGAGCcggcgggggcggggtgggggagccgcTCCGCGCGCGGGGCCCCTCGCCAATCAGCGCGCGGGCCCCCTCAGAGCGGCCGTTGGGACCCCAAGCGGCTCCGCCAATCAGCGGCGCCGGCCGGCCGGCCTCCGCCGGAGGGCCGGGGTCCCGCGCGCCTGGGGCGGGAGGGCCCCCCGCGCCGCTCGGGGAGTCCGGCGGGGAGGGGGCCAGCGCCGGGCCGCTCCCGCAGTACAGGTTGAGGCCGATCACCGCGTTCCGCTTTAACGCCAACATGGCGCCGTCTGCACCCAGGTCGGACAATCAGTGAAGGCGGGCGGGGGCAGCGCCGTATATATAGGAGAGGGCGGGCCCCACGGGCCAGAAGGGGAAGTGATGAATGGACTGGCTCATCGAAGGCGGGGCCTGAGGAAGcgctggcggggggtgggggggctggctgtgatgaatgagtggggggggggcggcgtggAGGGGAGCACGGAGGCAGGaaagggggggaggaggcaggagagtctggtttggggagggggaggggagaagggggggagggatccAGGCAGCGATGGAAAAATCCAGCCTCGCTGGCTTTGCGCCTCctgcgggtgggagggggggaagcgaCTCTCTGAATGCCTGTGGGTTTCCCCACGCTGTTCCCGGAGAGGGGACATATTTTGGttctcttttaaagaaaagagagagagagagaaaagggcaaTTCTGGACTTTCCAATTGTTCTCACCGCAGATCTATCAAtccttaaactttaaaaaaaaaaaaaaaaaaaaagggtgggggggacccCAGATCATAAAATGTTCCCCtcgtggggggtgggagggggaaaaaaaaaacccaccaggatTTAGAACCAAAAAAGAGCACTAAACGGGTAGGCGATGCCTGCGTTCTTGTTAGCGTCATTGCAAGGTTGGTCCCAAACAAGCCCACTTTACAGGGTGCTACGTAAAAGGCTTACTTACAGGCCTCGCTTCAAACCATCCTCAGGGAAGTGCAGCCTTCTCTGGGATGAATCCTGCCAGCCGCTTAGCAGCGCACAGCAACATCGTACCCAATGTCAGGACAGGGAGTGAAGGAAAGCATTGTAGCCAATGGAAAATGAAGGAACTGTGCAGGGTATAAGTGTCAGATTAGGAATACAATGAAGACACCAGGGATAACacactgaggatatgtctacattggagctgctacagcagcacagctatatACTTATGATGTTAATATTGTATATTATATATCGTGGGTAAGAAATATTCAGTAAGCCAGATGTTTTTTGCACAAAAGCAATTTACTAGGTCACAATAGGCCATCAAGGTCTACCAATGGGTCGTGAGCccaaaaaagttgagaaccactgccctaagtgCCCCAGTATTGCCAAGGTGGACTACACCAAGTAGGGGGAATGAATTGTTTAGAGTAGGGGtctcaaactgggagttgggacccctcagggggtcataaggttattacatgggggggtcacgagctgccagcctccaccccaaaccccactttgcctccagcatgtataatggtgttaaatacacaaaacaagtttttttaatttatggggggggtcgcactcagaggcttgatATGTGAAAGGGGTTACCAGTACAAAAttttttgagaaccactggtttagaggtATAATTACGAGACGTGGTGAAATTGAGCTAGATTTAACAGGTGGTGGAATAGCATCCCAAGCGAGGTGCTGGAAATGTCATTGCTTGAGAGTTATAGCTACactggacaaaacactagaaaatgtgGTGTATGGAATACCATGACTCTTACGTGGCTAGATCAGACCAAATACATCTTTTCCAGTTTCTGTGATTTCATGGGAAGGATTACTGTGCAAACCTAATGCTGCCTgctcttgtctacactggaacatTTCCCTTAACAATTTCCACCATTGTAaccatcattattattaattacctCTACTTGCAGTAGCAACTAgcagccccagtcacagaccaggaccctgttgtgatAGGTGCTGTGCTGTGCACAGGACAAAAAGGTgatcactgccccaaagagctgacaatctaagtaaTGGTGCATCGCTACTGGTGTGTACTGTACTGTCCCAGATACTAAGTGTGATATGCAAGCTATCACTTAAATccacttctgtaccaaatgactggaggagagctaatacgacactactttttttaaaaggctccagaggcgatcgtggcaattacaggccggtaagcccaacttcagtaccgggcaaattggttgaaactatagtaaaggacagaattatcagacacatagatgagcatgatttgctggggaagagtcaacacggcttctgtaaagagaaatcatgcctcaccaatctattagaattcttggagggggtcaacaaacgtggacaagggtgatccagtggactgtacttggattttcagaagcctttcacaaggtccctcatGAATGATTCTTAAGCTAAGTAAGCagacatgggataagagggaaggtcctctcatggatcaataactggttgaaagacaggaaTCAGAGGGTaaaaataaatggccagtttttagaatggaaagaggtaactagtggtgtccaccagggctctgtactgggaccagtgctgttcaaacatattcataaatgatctggaaaaaggggtaaacagaggtagcaaaatttaagatgatacaaattactcaagatagttaagtccaaagcagtctgtgaagagttacaaaggatcTCGCAAATCTGTttgactgggtgacaaaatggcagatgaaattcaatgttgataaatgcaaagtaatgcacattggaaaataacCCAACTATATATGCAAAATAATGGGATCTAAATAAGCTCTCACCACTCAAGAAAcaaatcttggagtcactgtggatagttctctgaaaatagccgctcaatgtgcagcaaaaagaaaaggaatacttgtggcaccttagagactaacaaatttattagtctctaagctgccacaagtcctccttttctttttgcggatacagactaacacggctgctactctgaaacctgtcaatgtgcagcagcagtgaaacaggtaatgttaggaaccattagaaagggatagacaataagacagaaaatatcataatgccactctataaatccatggtatgcccacaccttgaatactgtatgcagttgtggtcatcccatctcaaaaatgaaaaattagaatcggaaaaggtacagagaagggcaacaaaaatgattaagggtatggaacagcttccatatgaagagagattaaaaagagtttggaaaagagatgactaagaggaggatatgacagaggtctataaaatcatgaatggtgtggagaaagtgaataaggaagtgttatttacttccagggatcacccaatataattaataggcagcaggtttaaaactaacaaaaggaagtacttcttcacacaacacgcagtcaaccaggggatgttgtgaaggtcaaaactacaactgggttcagaaaagaatgtgatacgttcctggaggataggtccatcaatgggtattagtcaagatggtcaggaatgcaactcCATTGtctaggtgtccctagcctctgactgccagaaactgggagtggatgatggcAATGGAGGTGTGAGGGGGagatcactcagtgattgccacatctgttcattccttctgaagcccCTGACATTAGCCACTGTCCAAAGACAGGACACTGAACTGGacggaccattggcctgacccagtgtggctgctctGATGCTCGTATGTTACTCCCTGATCTGTAACAGTCACTGGGCAGTGGGATATACCCATGGGCAGCGGGTGAACCCCCATTTTGGGGAGGCTAAcctgctggccctgccccttccacccaaggccccgaCCCTTGCATGCCAGAGCCCCAAAACCTGTCCCTTGATCCCAGAGCTAGGCCGAGCTGCTCCCGCCCCCCACCAAGTGCCAGGCCAgccccaacaccaggttgagtcAAGTCGTGCCCCAGAACGCCAGGCCGAGCCACTGCCTCCTGCCTGAGCACCGGGCtgagctgccccccacccctgtgccGGGCAGAGCCGgcgccccaccccccatccaagCTGGTGGCCCCAGTGCCTGGCCAAGCCACCTCActcccccgccagccccctgcACCCGCTGCTTGCTCTCAGtgtccctcctcactcccctgccctcgaggagcagcagggacttggggggtgggaagtggagtgCAGGTAGGCagcagcaggtgggggggggccttctgggaagaggcagggtcacCGCAGCCCAGGTgtcccggggtgggggcagctgtgcCAGGGAAGGCAAAGCCTTCCCTGACCTTTTATACCCGCCATCCATGGGTATACCACATAATGAAGCCCACAGATATGAACACCACATCATGGAGACCTACTTGTCCTTGAGTTACACAGATAATATGCAGTCCTGTCTATACTAGCACCCCACCACAGCAATGGTGAGAAATCAAACTCCTCAGGTGCACATTGCCTTTCTGGTCTGGGGTATGAAGAGGTGAAATGAGAGCAAGCTGTGGAGAGGGGATTTACTCCAGATGActgtttctcccctccctttgCATGGTTGTGAGCATTCAGAAAGGCTTTGAAGTAGGTTTTGCATTTAACACTTGGCTgatgagaggggtggggagggttgcCATTCACACCTCCGCAGCTGCAGTTGTTACTTTGGTTacatctacactagagaccttgcTGTGGCACATCGGTACGTATGCAGCTTCACCGAtgtaagatctcttgtgtagctactctatgttgatgggagagagctttcccatcaacagaattaaaccacctccaacaagcagtggtagctatgGCCGTGGGAGAAGTTCCTAAAAGGCCTTACACATCCCCCAAGCTGCCATTCCCACTGGGGCATTATAAAAACACGCAAGTAAGCAGGAGAGAGGTCCATGTGTGTAAACTAGTGCAGTGTTCAGGGTGCAAGCTCGAgctctgaccttgggcaaatcacttagaaCATATCTACATGGGAACAGAAAGTGAAGCTAAATCCAATGTAGCTGGACTGGAGCGAACCCCAGCTGTAGACTAAGGAAGGTGGGAGTGACACTGATGTAGTTCATCCCATCTTGAAACCCCACATAAGCTGCACTGCTACaaaacacagcttattttatgcCCCAGTGCATCTAGACAAGGAGATTTGCCCTGATGGCTCTTCACCAGTGTCTGTCGTGGTAAATCCCAAGCGAAGAGAGTCCTGAGGTTCAGAACACAGGTTCTGGAAGGTGTGCACAATCCAGAGGGAAGAGAAGACTAAACACCGGAATGGAACTGATTGAAGGAGATGTCTGAAGTGAAGAGGATTTGTGGGCCATCAGGGAGGTGAGAAAAGGGGAACCCTGCAGCTGGAAGAAGCCTGCCATAGGGTCAGAGAAGGGGCTGTGAACCATGCCACTAATAATACattcatttgtttttcatttgataGTCCGAGCACACTCTACAAGGGTAAATAAGtattattgtctccattttatggatgggaaaacaagcccagagaggggaagggactttcACAAAGatcagcagcagaggcaggagtagaacccaggagtcctgatgcccaggCCCTTGCTTTCTCTGACggctagaccacactgcctccaacTAGACAGCCACATGCAATTTGACATGAGTGAAATAATTGCTTTGTTCTCCCCCCTTAAGCAGACGTTAAGATTAAGCTAGGAAAATACTTAATCTAGGAAAATGCTGCTATGCAATAAACATGGATTGGTTTTGTGTTCAAGCTTTGAGCCTGGAGGAGATGAGAGGATGCCTGAGTTCTGAAGAAAACAGCATGACTCAGATCTGTATCTAACATAGCTCACATTCCTCTGCAAATGGAGGGGGCAATCTCTCACTCACCGAAGGCGTAGTTAATCACTggtgaaataaaacaaagtagaTTTAGCAGTCACAGGCACTCTTTATTTGGTGCAAATCACTTCCTTTGCAACAATGGTCTAATGAGGGAGCATGGTAGGGTTCAAGACAAGCACTTCTGTGAATGAGCAAAATCATTAGGAAGCTACCAACTTCCCTTTACCCCTCTGTCTCCCCCAGTTTGGAGGGAGAGCCCTTCAAGCCCTGACTAGAACCAGTATGGGGTGCAGAGCGTCAAATCAGCATCCCATGGATTGAAAGATCATCTTGTTTAGTTTGTCCCTGTCTCTGCTCACTTTTGGTCTGTATTTATTATTGGCAGTAAGGATTTGCTTCTTGAAGGCAGCTGtgtggcacagctgtgccctGCTGTTTCGGTTGAATGCagtatttttcacttcctgtcttaagCTCTCGGATGGTGTGAGGCATGCTCTTAAACAGCTGGCGTATTTTAGGGGTCCGTGATGATTCTTGTCCAATGCTGTAGGAACAGGATGAATGAAAGGTGCTCTATCAATGCCAAATATTATTTGATAGACAGCAGAAGAGGCCGGATAATGGAAGCTAAGCCTTGATACCTGGGAATTTTAGCCATCAATCACCAACCACTGGAGTAACTGCAGCCGTGCAAACCTCTGATATAGACATGCAAAACTGTTTTCAGCCACAAGTCGTAGTGATACAACTCATTCCTGCTTGATACCAGAGGCAGTTTGTCATCTTGGGGCTAGTAAAGTGGCTCAGGACtccagagagctgggttctatttctgactgTACCACAGGCCTGCTTgggcttgggcaagtcatttcccttctctgtccTTCTATTCTCTGTCTCTTTTAGATTCTTCAGGGCAGTGAGAGACTGTTCCTatgtggggccctgatctcggttggggcCTTCAGACAGTGCTGTAATATACATAAATATCAAAGCAAATCATGGCTCAGCCAGCCTACATTAGGagtttgcactgctgcagctaTTCCACTGGCTGTAATTGGGGCAAATCCCCACTTTTGACTTCGAAGCCACTGCCTGGTCAAAAGCCTTTGTTTTAGAATTACCCAATACAAGTGAGCCACGTCCACACAGGCTGTGTCTACGATAGCACTTTCCTGAGCAGGGGTAGAGAACACAGGGCTAGTGGGTGGCTCCTGAACCCTGTATACCATTGCTACCAGATCATAGGAAAAAAGAACAGTTACTGACCCTACAGTAATGCGGGTTCTTTGACATGTGCTCTCCACACAGATCCTATTCTTGATGTGCACATCCCCCCAGCTGTTCCAGATTGCTGGCCAAAGGAacccagtgtgtgtgggggccACACCTGTCCCTTGTGTCCCCTTGCGCCCCCACCTGAGGGCATAAAGAACCCAactgtccctcagttccttctccagtACAGAATCTGATAGGAGCAGGACGTCATAGTAGGGGGGATGGAGGCAGGCCATAGAATCCATCTTGAAGAATTATATTTCCggtagggcagtggttttcaacttgcgGCCCACGGATCACTGCGGTTCACAGACTACatttaaaatttccaaaggggtttgcacctccatttgaaatttttaggggtcagtctgcaaatgagaaaaggttgaaaaccactgctgtagagcaaGTAACTGTTTTCTTTGAGTGGTGGTCCAAATGGATTCCACTTTTGGTGACCAACAAGCTGCTAATTGCTTGTTGGTGCGTATTCGGTGTCCTACTTAAAAAATGCCTGCAAGATCACCTACCTAAACTGGAATCCAACCTGGAAGGGTCTAGTAAGGAACAGGGCCTTGTAAAGGTATGACTCAAGCGCCTGTAGCCATCCTGTACATTTCAGATGCAGCAATATTCCTCAAACAAGCCGCAGAAGCTGCCTGAGCTCTAGGGTGGAGCTACCCTGGCTAACTAACTCATAACACATCCTTACGGTTGGAGATCCACTTGGATAACTTCTCTGTGGCTATAGGTTGCTCCTTAACACTATGAGCAAAGGCCAGTCTGAATGATCTGGTCCTGtccacattaaaagaaaaggccTGTCTGCCATTAAGTGAGTGAATTCTAGCTTCCCCCAGGGTTGAGTGAGATTTAAGAAAGAAAGCAGGAGGAGAATGGATTGGTTCCCAAGAGCTCTGTGGCAACCTGATGTTCCTTCTCTCTTCCTGTCTCTCCTGTAATTATGGCTGAACCAACCGGCATACCTGAAGTGGCTTGATCTGTCTCTGTGGGGAGGGTGATTTAGCCTGAGAGACCAGAGCTAGTCAGAGAACAACAATTCCATTGTGCGACAAACTTTTGAggtttcaatatttgttttcatttcacaaTGGACTAAAACCAAATACTTTTACAAGATGGGATTGTGTCTAAATGTCTGTTTTCAGCTCTGAAAGATTAGGTTTTTGATTTGGGTCTCTCTCAGTGAGCGAAGAGTTCAGGAATCTTCACATCGAAAATGTCATCAAAACAGATACATCTCTGCAAAATATCTTAGCTTTGATGGAACCGAAGTGTTTCAACCAACTCCACTAGAGATAGCAGAGGAAGTAGGCTTCCTGGAGGAAGGTTAGTCAGCCCAGGGGGTCAAGTAAGGCCAAAGGGTACTGTGGTGAGGGCACTTAGGGAGTATCAGGTGCCTCAGATCCTAGTGACCGCCCCTTCCTGGCCACCCATTAGGATTGCTATGAGAGGAATTCAAGCCTCTATAATCAGGATTCCTAAGGGTGTTTCAAGCTCCTGGAATTTGAATGGAGTCCAGCCACTACCCCAGTCTCGAAGTCCGTGGGCACACTCTCAGGGCACAGACCTTCTATCTGGAATCCTCCACTCCTGACCGTTAGAACGCACTCTCCAGCCCCCTAGCTCCTCCAGGTGCAGTGCTGACCCTTCAGGCTCCCTGGCATCAAACACACCCCACTCCCAGAACTGCATCTCAAAGCTGTGAAAGCTTCtggttctccccacccccgccgaCACACACTTTGTTCAATCTATCAGGTTTATGTTCTTTATAGTTAATCATGTAAAGCACAGATCATACAAACCCAAAAAGCATCCTAAACTCAAAGTCCCTCACTAGATCACTCTTTCCTTGGGAGATGGTTTATGTTCAGACAGGCAGGGTCCTCCACCCCATTGCCTatcctgcccctgcagcagcctccttcatctcagggcttgtctacacggcgacatcaacaaaacttttgtctttcatgggtaCTTAAAAATGCcccccccgaaagacaaaagttttgccgacacaagtggcagtgtgaatgcGGCTTTATCGGCAggaccgctctcctgctgacaaagttAACGCCGCTTgcagggctggaagtattttgtcggcaaTACCAACAGCttttgtcgctaaaagctgtgtagtgtagacaagtccttaatcTGGTGCAAGGTGTTTCCCGCCGGAGTTCCACCAAGTCCCTTTATAGAGTCTTACTAAGGTCACCTTTTGTTCTGCCTTTTGGTCATTTTACATTCATCCCAACCCTGCCTTCAGACAAGGGGAGGAACAGGAACTGGCTTCTCCCACAGAGAGCAAATCTGTTCTCCCAAGCTGTTTCACTTTGAATAGGCCTTTGAGTGCTGATTATTCACCATTGTTTCTGGCCTGTCCGAGACATGACAACCCTGCAAACTCACAGGGGATCCATATACATAGAGGCTTTCCATGATGCAGTAATTTTATGATCTGAATTTTGGACAATAGTATGAAATTGTAAGTGATCCAGACAGAATCCTCACTTTGTCACACAGGCAGGGCGATCCCTATGACAGGGCTGCAACTACATGGCACACAACACTGTAAAgtcaatcatcaagtgatcaaacTACTGAGGTCAGCTGGTATTGAGCAATAATCTTGATTACAGTGCCAGTCAATAGGTGGGAAACTGACATCACTACAGAAAGATGATAAGAAGGGCAGGCCCGACGCAACTGAAAGTAAAAATACTCAAATCATTATGTCATAGAAGACGCCATGAAAGTAGCTTTACAACTCTGAGGCAGTGGGATTGCCCCTCAGGGACGACAAGTCCCTGACTAGTGGATGGCCAAGTGACTCTCTGCCTATATATTAATCATTTCCTTTTCAAACTAGCAATAAAACTTCAGGCTTGGTGGCTGCAGGAAATCCTAAGCCTGGAGTTGTGCTGTACCCGAACATACAAGAGGCCATACTATAGGGCATGCTCCACCGAAGCACAAGAAAAGGGAAATCTGAAGGTGAGATCTGTAAAGGAAATGACTCTGACCCTGATTTTCCTTTGACACTgggttttacatcagtgtaactgcattgaaatcagtggaaaacacagtaatAGTAACCCCATCTACGTGTATGCTTCTTCACCATTGCTACCCACAGTGAAGCCGGACAGGAGGAGATTTGCCTGAGAACACCGGAACCACtgaaactccattgaaatcaatggaatttcttCTGATTTACATTAATGCCTGAGAGGAGAATCAACTCCAATGCCTTGAAGTGGGAGGGGCAGGATTTCTGGATAAAAATAGCACAGGCCCAAGAGTGG
This window harbors:
- the MCL1 gene encoding induced myeloid leukemia cell differentiation protein Mcl-1: MLALKRNAVIGLNLYCGSGPALAPSPPDSPSGAGGPPAPGARDPGPPAEAGRPAPLIGGAAWGPNGRSEGARALIGEGPRARSGSPTPPPPALVAVGPRPASLWRPEEELDGCDPDAERMGPPPSPSAAGSLPGTPPAEDDDDLDGLYRDSLELISRYLREAAELGGPGGKKLHKRLPSGPRGAGPAAMEKALGTLRRVGDGVMEKHQIAFQGMLRKLDIKNEEDLKSVTAVATHVFNDGVTNWGRIVTLISFGAFVAKHLKSINQENCINTLAGIITDVLVTGKRDWLVNQRGWEGFVEFFRVEDLEGSIRNVLVAFAGFAGLGASLAYMMR